In Phocoena phocoena chromosome 8, mPhoPho1.1, whole genome shotgun sequence, the following are encoded in one genomic region:
- the LOC136126828 gene encoding protein tyrosine phosphatase type IVA 1-like isoform X2: protein MAPLNRPTPVEVTYRNMRFLIAHNPTSATLNKFIEDLKKYGVTTTVRVCEATYDTALVEKEGIQVLDWPFDDGSSPFNQIVDWLSLLNIKFRGEPGCCIAVHCVAGLGRTPFIRQKRRGAFNSKQLLYLEKYRSKMWLRFKDSSGHRNNCCIQ from the exons atgGCTCCACTGAACCGCCCAACCCCTGTGGAGGTCACATACAGGAACATGAGATTTCTTATTGCACACAATCCAACCAGTGCAACCTTAAACAAATTTATAGAGGACCTTAAGAAATACGGAGTTACCACAACAGTAAGAGTATGTGAAGCAACTTATGACACTGCTCTTGTGGAGAAAGAAGGTATCCAGGTTCTGGATTGGCCCTTTGATGATGGTTCCTCACCCTTTAACCAGATTGTTGACTGGTTAAGtcttttaaacattaaatttcGTGGAGAACCTGGTTGTTGCATTGCTGTTCACTGTGTTGCAGGTCTTGGGAGAACTCCA TTTATAAGACAAAAGCGGCGTGGAGCGTTTAACAGCAAGCAACTTTTGTATTTGGAGAAATACCGTTCTAAAATGTGGCTGCGCTTCAAAGACTCTAGTGGTCATAGAAACAACTGTTGCATTCAATAA
- the LOC136126828 gene encoding protein tyrosine phosphatase type IVA 1-like isoform X1, which yields MAPLNRPTPVEVTYRNMRFLIAHNPTSATLNKFIEDLKKYGVTTTVRVCEATYDTALVEKEGIQVLDWPFDDGSSPFNQIVDWLSLLNIKFRGEPGCCIAVHCVAGLGRTPVLVALALIEGGMKNKDAVQFIRQKRRGAFNSKQLLYLEKYRSKMWLRFKDSSGHRNNCCIQ from the coding sequence atgGCTCCACTGAACCGCCCAACCCCTGTGGAGGTCACATACAGGAACATGAGATTTCTTATTGCACACAATCCAACCAGTGCAACCTTAAACAAATTTATAGAGGACCTTAAGAAATACGGAGTTACCACAACAGTAAGAGTATGTGAAGCAACTTATGACACTGCTCTTGTGGAGAAAGAAGGTATCCAGGTTCTGGATTGGCCCTTTGATGATGGTTCCTCACCCTTTAACCAGATTGTTGACTGGTTAAGtcttttaaacattaaatttcGTGGAGAACCTGGTTGTTGCATTGCTGTTCACTGTGTTGCAGGTCTTGGGAGAACTCCAGTGCTTGTTGCCCTGGCACTAATTGAAGgtggaatgaaaaataaagatgcaGTACAGTTTATAAGACAAAAGCGGCGTGGAGCGTTTAACAGCAAGCAACTTTTGTATTTGGAGAAATACCGTTCTAAAATGTGGCTGCGCTTCAAAGACTCTAGTGGTCATAGAAACAACTGTTGCATTCAATAA